The Aedes aegypti strain LVP_AGWG chromosome 3, AaegL5.0 Primary Assembly, whole genome shotgun sequence genome contains a region encoding:
- the LOC110679694 gene encoding uncharacterized protein LOC110679694, with protein sequence MGEHFFRNIQKDVGIVLPHLKNILELEGLAGNEALGKLDNEDILAMQAQMRFRVERVRRIVANDPSKSLEDYYGDYVGQPELFSFTAGDLRVLQTLAVAVGKNGLQKYLAAEISRTVHDQNQSNYQPQPVADEHSALVSRLLGHFKQCMKNDQEWQEASRFISSITTKFEIGSGGKIVGLITCPACKKKGKPKNIKIVKEATRSWPLFNIVRHFNTNLRSSTVSINAANKQKRTHESSSIMPAKLSRSNNSTVGPIAADANYSEPSPGRYDQEASFEMPNIDNVNEEGGSNIEEECLFNSSKFLGGDPDKNMIDNDNVSDRVDEISQPDSFLVHLKSSMHHRLMGSNLHARRYTEVEKDIMTYEYLTAGNSFFEYTSSNTTTMCKKNNSTPFSKIYD encoded by the exons ATGggtgaacatttttttcgaaatattcaaaaagatgTTGGAATCGTGCTTCcccatttgaaaaatatattggaGCTTGAAGGATTGGCAGGTAATGAAGCACTGGGGAAGCTGGATAATGAAGACATCTTGGCTATGCAAGCTCAAATGCGTTTTCGAGTAGAGCGAGTTCGACGGATTGTGGCGAATGATCCTTCCAAGTCATTGGAGGACTATTACGGTGATTACGTGGGACAGCCAGAATTGTTCAGCTTTACCGCTGGTGATTTGCGTGTGCTTCAAACTTTAGCAGTTGCAGTGGGGAAAAACGGATTGCAGAAATATTTAGCAGCCGAGATTTCCCGCACCGTTCATGatcaaaaccaatcaaattatCAACCTCAACCAGTCGCTGATGAACATTCTGCTCTCGTTTCCCGCCTTTTGGGTCactttaag caatg CATGAAGAATGACCAAGAGTGGCAGGAAGCATCACGTTTTATAAGTTCAATTACAACCAAATTTGAAATTGGATCCGGTGGTAAAATCGTTGGGTTAATAACCTGCCCGGCATGTAAGAAAAAGGGAAAacctaaaaatattaaaatagttaAGGAAGCTACTAGGAGCTGGCCACTTTTCAACATAGTTCGACATTTCAACACCAATCTCCGTTCATCAACCGTATCGATAAATGCAGCGAACAAGCAAAAACGTACTCATGAATCCTCCTCAATAATGCCAGCGAAACTATCCCGTTCAAATAACTCAACCGTCGGACCGATTGCCGCTGATGCGAATTACAGCGAACCTTCTCCTGGTAGGTATGACCAGGAAGCTTCATTTGAGATGCCAAACATAGACAATGTCAATGAAGAAGGAGGATCAAACATTGAAGAAGAATGCTTGTTCAATTCATCCAAGTTTCTAGGAGGCGATCCTGATAAGAACATGATAG ATAATGACAACGTCAGTGATAGGGTTGATGAAATTAGCCAACCAGATTCTTTTCTCGTCCATCTAAAGTCTTCTATGCACCACCGGCTTATGGGATCCAATTTACATGCAAGACGGTACACTGAAGTTGAAAAAGATATTATGACGTACGAATATCTCACGGCGGGGAATTCTTTTTTTGAATACACATCTTCCAATACAACAACAATgtgtaaaaaaaacaattcaacgccattttcaaaaatatacgaTTAA